Proteins from a genomic interval of Ndongobacter massiliensis:
- a CDS encoding ABC transporter permease yields MELLERVLYDTIYHTTPILLCVLGGLFAYKAGVLNIALEGMMLAGSFVSVLVATRSQSLLLAYASAIAVCLLLGVIFSYLSVEKRGNVIIIGLAINMIVPAVAGFVLQLLDVPNLTAQWINPAHFRVALPGVQAIPILGSLLSGHPLGTYLSFLTIGLAYALLYKTKFGIYTRVVGEKEEAASSLGINPKKYRWGAILLGAFCCALAGLNLSYERLGIFTNNMTAGRGFIAIAAIYCGKGEPIPSALYAFVFGLARALAINLSIYAGSVSALFDIIPYLLMILILAVNSGYQIRNYRMRTYW; encoded by the coding sequence ATGGAGCTGCTTGAACGCGTTTTATACGACACCATCTATCATACGACGCCGATTCTTCTGTGCGTGTTGGGCGGACTCTTCGCCTATAAAGCCGGGGTGTTGAACATTGCCTTGGAAGGCATGATGCTAGCAGGATCCTTTGTTTCCGTTTTGGTGGCAACCCGGTCGCAAAGTCTCCTATTAGCCTATGCAAGCGCGATTGCCGTCTGTCTGCTGTTGGGTGTCATTTTTTCTTACTTGTCTGTTGAGAAGCGGGGCAATGTGATTATCATCGGCTTGGCCATCAATATGATTGTCCCCGCTGTTGCCGGTTTTGTACTGCAATTGCTGGACGTCCCCAATCTCACTGCACAGTGGATCAATCCCGCACATTTTCGGGTGGCACTGCCGGGGGTTCAAGCGATCCCCATCCTTGGCAGTCTCCTCAGTGGACATCCGCTGGGAACGTACCTGAGCTTTTTGACGATCGGACTCGCATATGCATTGCTCTACAAAACCAAATTTGGCATTTATACGCGCGTCGTCGGCGAAAAGGAAGAAGCGGCGTCCAGTTTGGGCATCAATCCCAAGAAATATCGTTGGGGCGCAATTCTGCTTGGGGCATTCTGCTGTGCATTGGCGGGGCTGAACCTCTCCTATGAGCGATTGGGCATTTTTACAAACAATATGACGGCAGGACGCGGCTTTATCGCCATTGCGGCCATTTATTGCGGAAAAGGGGAACCCATTCCCAGCGCACTGTATGCCTTTGTCTTCGGCTTGGCGCGTGCTCTGGCGATCAACCTCAGCATTTACGCCGGCAGTGTTTCCGCCCTCTTTGATATCATTCCCTATTTATTGATGATTCTCATTCTTGCGGTAAATTCCGGTTATCAAATTCGAAATTACCGTATGCGCACGTATTGGTAG
- a CDS encoding cysteine hydrolase family protein yields MKTALIVVDMVKDFTDPNGLVFYPQNREVLPKIKTVVEYFHETQRLVIYMRHSYRSGKFDRNLVTMRPNCIDGTGGDEIDPMLPILPTDYQIKKRRYSAFFGTDLDLVLRENGVEQVVIVGTKTNCCIRATATDAYYRDYRVIVLSDCVATNSDVVNRVHLEDIQKYIGTVMTWEECRKALEEADV; encoded by the coding sequence ATGAAAACAGCACTTATCGTGGTCGATATGGTGAAAGACTTTACCGATCCGAATGGTTTGGTATTCTACCCGCAAAATCGGGAGGTGTTGCCGAAAATTAAAACCGTCGTGGAGTATTTTCACGAAACGCAGCGCCTGGTTATTTATATGAGACACAGTTACCGCAGCGGTAAGTTTGATCGCAATTTAGTCACCATGCGTCCGAACTGCATCGATGGAACCGGTGGTGACGAAATCGATCCGATGCTTCCTATTTTACCGACAGATTACCAGATTAAAAAACGCCGTTATAGTGCCTTTTTCGGTACGGATCTGGACCTGGTGCTGCGCGAAAATGGCGTCGAACAAGTCGTCATTGTCGGGACCAAAACAAATTGCTGCATTCGAGCGACGGCAACGGACGCCTACTATCGGGATTACCGTGTCATCGTTTTATCAGACTGCGTGGCCACCAATTCTGATGTGGTCAATCGCGTACATCTGGAAGATATTCAAAAGTATATCGGGACGGTTATGACCTGGGAGGAATGCAGGAAGGCATTGGAGGAAGCGGATGTTTGA
- a CDS encoding carbohydrate kinase family protein: protein MFDLIISGYSSFDHMLKLRSDAEVGRTALIANATCTKIYWGGCSVNVAVALQRLGASALPILRVGSDYESSGFAAFLQKEGISTKAVSQCPDEICAQSFLLQMPSGEHITTFYPGAMDERYAQPVSDDCFSGSRAGLMTVASLRDNRYFLEGIQKAGIPLFFGMKGDPNAFPKDFLQEVLLSCEGIFMNEAEREQILALFGESSFHFLFDRGKAAFIAVTQGAQGVCLYEKNKREPARYPAVKPQRVQDTTGAGDAFLSGFLYGYLNGKAYSVCAQYGAVLAACVLEETGCCTGLPVKEQFETRVEGSK, encoded by the coding sequence ATGTTTGATCTGATTATCAGCGGATACAGCAGTTTTGATCACATGTTAAAGCTGCGCAGTGACGCGGAGGTGGGCAGAACGGCACTGATTGCCAATGCGACCTGCACCAAAATTTATTGGGGCGGCTGCTCAGTCAATGTGGCGGTCGCACTTCAACGTCTCGGTGCCTCCGCGCTGCCGATTTTACGCGTTGGCTCCGATTACGAGTCCTCCGGGTTTGCCGCGTTTCTGCAAAAGGAGGGCATTTCCACTAAGGCGGTTTCGCAGTGTCCGGATGAAATTTGTGCGCAGTCTTTCCTGCTGCAAATGCCTTCCGGAGAACACATCACGACCTTTTACCCCGGAGCGATGGATGAGCGCTATGCCCAGCCTGTTTCCGACGATTGTTTTTCCGGCAGCCGAGCGGGCCTTATGACGGTGGCGTCGTTGCGCGATAACCGTTATTTTTTAGAAGGAATACAAAAAGCCGGAATCCCCTTATTTTTCGGCATGAAAGGGGATCCGAACGCCTTTCCCAAAGATTTTCTTCAAGAGGTTCTGCTTTCCTGTGAAGGCATTTTTATGAATGAAGCGGAACGGGAACAAATTTTAGCGCTTTTTGGCGAATCGTCCTTTCATTTCCTTTTTGATCGGGGAAAAGCGGCATTTATCGCCGTCACGCAGGGAGCACAGGGGGTTTGCCTCTACGAGAAAAACAAGCGGGAACCGGCAAGATATCCGGCCGTGAAACCGCAGCGAGTGCAGGATACGACAGGTGCCGGCGATGCGTTTTTATCTGGCTTTCTGTACGGGTATCTGAATGGAAAAGCGTATTCCGTTTGTGCACAGTATGGCGCTGTATTGGCCGCCTGTGTGCTGGAAGAAACGGGATGCTGTACCGGTTTACCGGTGAAAGAACAGTTTGAAACCAGAGTGGAAGGGAGTAAATAA
- a CDS encoding nucleoside phosphorylase, with translation MSTLYMKADASDISKYVIFSGDPWRVNVFEKYLENVEKVAFAREFNTLTGWYKGVRITATSTGMGAPTAAIAMEEMFECGMEVAIRMGTVMALDSEMVGDFLIPLGSIRREATSNCYAEKGYPAIADFEMVQQLNQAVQEAGGKTHNGIHCTLDGYYTDMKESRYSKTRGISPEKTMRELEELHILGVDMESSAMLVVGRLMGVKTAVITLATVSKNLEKALEEKERIQMEDLLCKVTLDAIVNYHASKGESL, from the coding sequence ATGTCAACACTTTATATGAAGGCGGATGCCTCCGATATCAGCAAGTATGTTATTTTTTCGGGGGATCCTTGGCGCGTCAATGTATTTGAAAAGTACTTGGAAAATGTAGAAAAAGTAGCGTTCGCCCGCGAGTTTAATACGTTGACCGGATGGTACAAAGGCGTGCGCATTACAGCGACGTCAACGGGAATGGGTGCACCCACAGCCGCCATCGCTATGGAAGAAATGTTCGAATGCGGTATGGAGGTTGCCATTCGCATGGGCACGGTCATGGCACTGGATTCCGAGATGGTGGGCGATTTTCTCATCCCTCTTGGCTCTATCCGCAGGGAAGCGACCAGCAATTGTTATGCCGAAAAGGGCTATCCCGCCATTGCGGACTTTGAAATGGTGCAGCAGCTCAATCAGGCGGTGCAGGAAGCCGGCGGAAAAACGCACAATGGAATTCACTGTACGCTGGACGGTTACTATACGGATATGAAAGAATCGCGCTATTCGAAAACGCGCGGCATCTCACCCGAAAAAACGATGCGGGAATTGGAAGAACTGCATATTTTAGGGGTGGATATGGAGTCAAGTGCGATGCTGGTCGTCGGGCGTCTGATGGGTGTAAAGACTGCGGTGATTACACTCGCCACGGTATCCAAGAATTTGGAAAAGGCGCTGGAAGAAAAGGAACGAATCCAAATGGAAGACCTGTTGTGTAAAGTGACGCTGGATGCGATTGTCAACTACCATGCGTCGAAAGGAGAATCGCTATGA
- a CDS encoding iron-containing alcohol dehydrogenase, which yields MMRPMKLAGNELLFGKDVMEHLLVMPMTRVSIVIGGSSVKKNGALEAVTSRLDSRKIPWNLIEGVSQEPHWHTVLEGGQAMMDFQPDWIIALGGGSVMDAAKAMWIVYEHPELKSLEEILTTKPFPKLRNKARMCCIPTTSGTASEVSRSIVISDDEAGMKHGLGNMEMMPDVALCAPEWTLSMPPHVTAETGMDALTHAIEAYVSLRANRVSDILAEAAIDDIFRYLVPAYEDGEQWEAREGMLVASMVAGMSFTNVSLGITHSMSHTLGGYFNLPHGLLNAVLLPYVIDFNSKDPTAKAKYDSLAKKHGQSSLSALVREMNRKMKIPAAIGALVPDAKTYEARILEMAKMSKADGCTKTNPIIPTEEEFVQLLKKVYGGVQ from the coding sequence ATGATGCGTCCGATGAAGTTGGCCGGAAACGAACTGCTCTTTGGCAAAGATGTGATGGAGCATCTGCTTGTGATGCCAATGACCCGGGTGAGTATCGTAATCGGGGGCAGCAGTGTCAAGAAAAATGGGGCATTGGAGGCAGTGACTTCTCGACTGGATTCGCGAAAAATTCCATGGAATCTCATTGAAGGCGTTTCGCAGGAACCGCATTGGCATACGGTTCTGGAGGGCGGGCAAGCCATGATGGATTTCCAACCGGACTGGATCATTGCCTTGGGCGGCGGTTCCGTCATGGATGCGGCAAAGGCGATGTGGATCGTTTATGAACATCCAGAACTGAAGTCCCTGGAAGAAATCCTAACGACAAAACCGTTTCCGAAGCTGCGCAACAAGGCACGGATGTGTTGTATTCCGACGACATCCGGGACGGCGAGTGAGGTTTCGCGTTCTATTGTCATCAGCGATGATGAAGCGGGCATGAAACATGGTCTTGGGAATATGGAGATGATGCCGGATGTGGCACTTTGTGCTCCCGAATGGACATTGTCCATGCCACCGCATGTCACGGCAGAGACGGGAATGGACGCTTTGACGCATGCCATAGAAGCGTATGTTTCTTTGCGTGCAAACCGCGTTTCGGATATTTTAGCGGAAGCGGCAATCGACGATATTTTCCGCTACCTCGTTCCCGCTTACGAAGACGGCGAACAGTGGGAGGCGCGGGAAGGGATGCTGGTAGCGTCCATGGTCGCCGGAATGAGCTTTACCAATGTGTCGCTGGGAATTACGCATTCGATGTCGCACACGCTCGGCGGCTACTTCAATCTGCCGCACGGACTCTTGAATGCAGTACTGCTTCCCTACGTCATCGACTTCAACAGCAAGGATCCGACCGCAAAGGCGAAGTACGACTCTCTTGCGAAGAAACACGGGCAGTCGTCGCTTTCGGCGCTCGTTCGGGAAATGAATCGGAAGATGAAAATCCCCGCAGCGATCGGCGCATTGGTGCCCGACGCAAAAACCTATGAAGCGCGCATTTTGGAGATGGCGAAGATGTCCAAGGCGGACGGTTGCACAAAGACGAATCCGATCATTCCGACGGAAGAGGAATTTGTTCAGCTTTTGAAGAAAGTATATGGAGGTGTGCAGTGA
- a CDS encoding tryptophan synthase subunit alpha: MKLIAYLSNGYPSLEAARKRGADFVDAGVEILEVDFPSPDPYLDSDYLKQRIFAALKKNDNYDDYAASILQMQKELPHTEFLINIYVECIEAWGVEHFVSFMKKLGQNEVLLVGNGDPSIRQTLEKEGLYASCYVTREMKAEDLARAEVSNGFVYLQAFAEKESCSADFPTLKDCVTKVRETIGDARKIYCGVGIHTPERLREVYEAGADGAFLGSIVLKKEDAGEDVLGYIRNLKKVAQGEA, encoded by the coding sequence GTGAAACTGATTGCTTATCTATCCAATGGTTATCCGTCGTTGGAAGCGGCGCGCAAGCGCGGTGCCGATTTTGTCGATGCGGGAGTGGAGATTTTGGAAGTGGATTTTCCCTCGCCGGATCCTTATTTGGACAGCGATTATTTGAAGCAGCGTATTTTTGCCGCCCTGAAAAAAAATGATAATTATGACGACTATGCCGCATCCATTCTGCAGATGCAAAAAGAACTTCCCCATACGGAGTTTCTGATCAACATCTATGTCGAATGTATTGAAGCATGGGGAGTGGAACATTTTGTCTCCTTTATGAAGAAATTGGGGCAAAATGAAGTCCTCTTGGTCGGAAACGGCGATCCGTCGATTCGTCAAACGCTGGAAAAAGAGGGGCTGTATGCTAGTTGTTACGTCACACGGGAAATGAAAGCGGAGGATCTTGCACGAGCGGAGGTTTCAAACGGCTTTGTCTACTTACAGGCTTTTGCGGAAAAAGAATCTTGCAGTGCCGACTTTCCGACGCTCAAAGATTGTGTGACGAAGGTACGCGAAACCATCGGCGATGCACGCAAAATTTATTGTGGTGTCGGTATTCATACGCCGGAACGTTTACGAGAGGTTTATGAAGCCGGTGCGGACGGCGCTTTTTTGGGAAGCATTGTGTTGAAAAAAGAAGACGCCGGGGAGGATGTGCTTGGTTATATCCGAAACTTAAAGAAAGTTGCGCAGGGTGAGGCATGA